The genome window GGCCATGAGAGGTCTTCCTCTTCCAATTCATGGAGATGGTTCTAATGTCAGGAGCTATCTGTATTGTGAAGATGTTGCTGAAGCTTTTGAGGTTGTTCTTCACAAAGGAGAGGTTGGACATGTGTATAATATTGGTACTGTGAAGGAGAGGAGAGTGATTGATGTGGCCAAGGACATATGCAAGCTCTTTGGCTTGGATACTGAGAAAGTCATCAGGTTTGTTGAGAACAGGCCCTTCAATGACCAGAGGTACTTCTTGGATGATCAGAAGCTAAAGAGATTGGGATGGGCAGAGCGCACACCGTGGGAAGAGGGCTTGAAGAAAACAATTGAATGGTACACCAACAATCCTGATTACTGGGGAGATGTCACTGGTGCATTGCTTCCTCATCCAAGGATGTTGATGACACCTGGAGTTGAAAGGCATAACTGGACTGAGGAAATCAAATCTCTGGCTTCTTCGCCAGCTGAAGCTAAGGAATCTAGCGCAGCAGCTCCTGCAACCACTACCGAAAGCACCAGCAGTGCCCCTCAAAAGCCTTCCTACAAGTTCTTAATATATGGTAGGACTGGATGGATCGGTGGCCTCCTTGGGAAGATATGTGATAAGCAAGGGATACCTTATGAGTATGGGAAAGGACGCTTGGAGGAGCGCTCTCAGCTGTTGGAGGACATTAGAAATGTGAAGCCAACTCATGTTTTCAATGCTGCTGGAGTCACTGGGAGACCAAATGTTGACTGGTGCGAGACCCACAAACAGGACACTATCCGCACCAATGTTGTAGGCACATTGAATCTTGCTGATGTCTGCCGTGAGCAGGGATTGCTCATGATAAATTATGCTACAGGCTGTATATTTGAGTATGATGCTAAACACCCTGAAGGATCTGGAATTGGCTTTAAAGAGGAAGACACGCCCAACTTCACTGGCTCCTTTTATTCCAAAACTAAAGCAATGGTAGGTTCAGTTTTGTTCTTCACGAACTGGCATTTGccttgtacttttttttttttgcgggttTTGCCTTGAACTTATTTACAAAGTCTGAATCTAATTTTTGTGCTGTTATACGCTGCACAGGTGGAAGAGCTATTGAAGGAGTACTATAATGTCTGTACTCTAAGAGTCAGGATGCCTATATCATCGGATCTAAGCAATCCTCGTAATTTCATTACAAAGATTGCTCGCTACGACAAGGTGGTGAACATTCCCAACAGCATGACAATTTTGGATGAGCTTCTGCCCATCTCCATTGAGATGGCGAAGCGTGACTGCAGGGGCATATGGAACTTCACCAATCCTGGGGCTGTCAGTCACAACGAGATTCTGGAGATGTACAAGAAATACTTAAACCCTGACTTCAAGTGGACCAACTTTACACTCGAGGAGCAGGCCAAGGTCATAATTGCACCTAGAAGCAACAATGAAATGGATGCATCAAAATTGAAGGGCGAGTTCCCTGAGCTACTGTCTATTAAGGATTCTTTGATTAAGTACGTCTTTGAGCCAAACAGGAAGGTTCCTGCTAATTGAGGATTAATGATACGATAGTGCTGAGGTTATTTGTACTGGTTATTTGACGCTAAATTAGCTAATGTTGCATGGTGGTAGTTGTGGTCGATTCTTTTGGGACGTGGAACGCATACTTCTTTTTGTGATTTGTTATGCATCGTGTTTTACACGCAGATATTAATGTTTTATATAGTGGCGGAGGTGTCGAGACCTGGTTATATGTGAGCACTACAATTGACATATTTCATTATCTATTAATTGTCGAGCACAGTTCTGGTACATGGTATTGTGTGTTCCATTTCTTTGTTGCACTTTGCtgtttctttatattttttcttgatgGTTGTATGTCAAATGGACCGATCGTCGCCTTTTCGTTTTGCTCAGTTATACGCTTGTTCAGCTCTGGGATGCTTCCAGTTCCGTTTTTGTCTTCGATAAGAACGAAGTGAATACGTAATCCGCCCTTCTTTTTTGTTCCTGAACTCTTTGTTGCGACGGTGGTGAATGGAAATCGGAGCGGATTGCGGAAGACCCCTGACCAGttcgaaaaagaaaaattcaaTTGCTTTTGTGTCCTCCGTCAGTGCCATTTGTTTCGCTGGTATTGAGGTTCCAACCATCCAGAACCTCAGAAGATCGTACGTAATTGTTGCACATGGTCAGCTGCCAGCTCTTCCTGACCATGGCTAATGGTTTTCTTTTGCGGCCTAAATTTCTGTTTTAAAGGAattttcgttcctttcagcGTTTTAATGATTCCTGTCACGAAGTAATTTTCAAAGTCATTCCTTTTAGGACAGAGTTCTCTCATTTTTTCTTCGCGATTCattgaaaatgagagaaaataaaaagaataaaaataagacAGAGAATCGGAAAGAGaacgaaataaagaaaatatgattggagatgtCGGTTTGCAGCTGTAGTATCTGGTGCATGGTGAAGCCTTAGTTGGTCACTCTTACTCCCCGTACAGCAAATGCACCTTGCccccgggcggcggcggcgaacttGCCTCGGCGACCTGCCCAGTTGCATGGCTGGCTACCGGATGGCGCTCCCTGGGCCTAGAGACTCCTGTCGAAGCCCTTGGAGCCCTGTCTGTGTGCCTGCTTCGGTGCGACGGGGCTCTAGGCGCATCCCCCTTCCCACCTGCGTGCCGCACCGCTTCCACTTGTCAAGAGGCGCGTCGCGTGGGCTAGGCGCAGCAACAGCTGTCGCGCACGAGCGTTTGTGCCCGGCGCCGCGCTCGAAGGCGCCAGCCTGCGCCAGTGTGCGTGTTGTGGCTGGTGGATGTGGTTCGCCGTCAGGGTCAGCACCGGCGGGCACCGTTTTCCTGCTTCCCTTGGATCGACGCGGGCATTTCGTTGACATCAGTATGATTCGCCCATAAAATAGCAGCAGTGTCCCCTCTGCTGCTACGAAACGAGAACTAGTCCACCTCGCATACCAGTATGATTCAGCAACCAACGGTTCGGTTCAACAACCCGCGGTTGCGCAGCCTATGCTGCATCAGCACTCGACTTCCATCAGTAAGCGCATCTACCACCACCGCATAACAAGGACAGGGATGCACGGCGGATTTGGGCAAATGGAAATGGCAACAGATCCCAAACAGTGAAGCCACCACAACATCGTTCACAAGACAGGGAGCAAAACATCTATGGACAAACATTTCAATCAATATTACGATTATTTAAAACCTCAGAACAAGACAAAGGGCGGGTTGAATTAACAAAACCTGTCAAGCGACCAAAACAATTGAACAGGACGGGAGCAACGCATCTATGGATAAGCCTGCCATCATTACGATAATTCCAAACCTCAGCAACAACTGAAAGCTGAATTCAGCAGCTACAACTATGCAGCCTTTCCCACGTCAAAATATTTCGCAATAGAACTGAGACAATAATAGGAACAAAGCAACCCAGCCTCAGCAATAACATGTACACCAGGTTGAATTCAATAGCTATGACTATGCACCATCACCCGCATTGAAACTAAAAGTAGTAACTATTTATGATATAACTGAAACAAGGAATGAAAACAAGTGTAATAATTAACCTCATCTAACAACACTCTGCTTACGAATTCCCGAAATATGGATGCTACCATCTAATGCTGGTAGTCAAGGATCCCTTGCAGCATTGGGAAACATGGTTGATTCAACCATCTGCAATCAGGAGATCACCATCACGGTTGATTAAGTCGAAACAATTTTCACATCCCCATTGACaagcaagaaaaggaaaaggaactTCAGTTAAAAACAGATTTGCAGGGCAGAGGCACAGGACTCCCATGTGTATCCTTCAAGCACAAGTTGAAATGATTACAACCAATCGCAGTTGAAGAATTCCAGGTGAGATTTGATGCCTAGTAGAAGAGCCACCCATATGCAAACTTCATAACATAAGCAAGGAGGGCCAAAGCATTAGTCCAAAAAGAGTGGATACGTCTACCGTTCAACTTCTCATAGCGAATAACTATCAATAGCAGACCTCGAAGCAGAATTTGCAACATGATGTTTCAAGCAGGCTAGCGACACAAATCCACGATAACTATACCAGGCAACTTGTTGACGCCTGAAGAGGTGAAGATTATGCATGAAAGGAATCAACTTTTAAAAGTACGATGCACCTCCAAGATCATGTGAATCATTAATGTGCCAGAGAAGATCGCATGAGATGCCCAAAATAAATAGAGTAATGCTTCCCAATAAAAAATGCAACAGCCACctgcaaaatgaaaaaaaaaaagaagcctTAACCCTCATAACACAAGCATTAATACGAATACAGTAAACCAACAACTAGAAAGAGGTTAAGCAAATGAAAAGCATGCATACCTCCTACTAAGATGGCTGGAGCTTGAACCATTCTATAGCAAAGGAACATCGTCTGAGCATCAGAACTCCAGCCTTTTTTACCTCGAAGATGATGTATCGTATGGTGAGGGTCAAAGGAAATGAGAGCACCTTCATACCGTAACTTTCACATGTGGAGCAACTTGGATGATTCTTCATTCCGCAGCATAAGGCATAGAAACTAAACGCAACCAAGTAATTTCCATAGCAGTGTTCAGCATCATCCACTTAACTCTAGTTCTATGTAAACACATTAAACCCATAAAATTCAGTAAAGCAAGACCCCTACAAACATAAGGTTTCGTTGTTCCCTGAACATAGTAGCACAAACAGCAGGAATGAACGGACTAATGTCCTTCATATTTGATGTCGAAATATCAACTTTGCGAAGGTATCTAGTTGGTCTGCATTGAATCAGCATGGTACTTCTCCAAGTCGGCATCAAGTTCTTCAGCGGACCTTGGCTGACTACGCTCTTTGCCACGACGACCACCAGATCCACCACCGCGCCTCCCGCCTCTTTGATGGGGTCTACGCTGCGGCAGACCTGCCGGGCCACCCTTAGGTGCGCTGTAACTGTAATATTTGCATAGTAATTTAGTAAACTTTCCGACAAAGTGAAAAGAttactaaaaaaagaaaaaagaaagatgacATCTAAATAGATAAGGACCACTAATGCTTTAGTTCACATCACGGCATATCAGGAGGATAAAATGCACCATCCCAATGACAGTCAATTACTGAAATGATATGCTGACCAAACTTCAAAATTAGTATAAAATAATTTTCAACCCTAGAATCTCCAACTCAACTCTGCTCAGAGACTCAGACCCCTAAAAATAGTACACAGATATACAAAATAGTACAATATATGCTAAATTTGGTGCATGGCAATAATGCCTACTGCAGAATGAAAACTACCATTAAGTACCAACACTTATAAACTATTGATAATAAAATTTAGATCATCTTATTTGCCTTGTCAAATTAATAGACATGAGTTGAAACCAATGGAAGTACTGTTTTATGACACACAAATAATATAACAGTAAACAACTATAACATACTGCCCTCACGTTAAATATCACTTAAGAATGGCAATTATTCTGAATACTGTCAAACATGGCCATACAGATTTGACATTGATATGAATTGATAGTTCATAAACAAATAATGCAGATGAGAAATATACCTCTTAGAAGCATTCCTAGCCTGGCCTCCATTAGTGACTGGAAGAGCAGAAGCTGCTGTTGGAGTATTGGTCCCAACTATCTCTATTTTCATGGGCTTACCATCAAGTTGCACATTGTTATATTTCTTAACTGCGGCTACAGCATCAGCACGCCTTGCAAATACAACTTCAGCTGTTCCCTGTAAGAAATAATAAATGTAAGATGTCAGAAAACCAGATACAGGGATGAGACAGGTAAGAGACCATAAGACTGCATCTGCACCTTAGACCTCCCACTTCGGTCATAGTTAATTGAGGATCGCTTCAGATCACCTAGCTCGGAGAAAAGCTCCTGCATCATAATACATACAAAACAACTCAGATGATGTTTATAATGGCAACAACTCGATATCGCAAAAGAAATTCAGGTGATGTATGCTGCATGTGATTGATTAATTGATCCACAGAAACTTCACTGTGATTTTAAATATTTACCATTAAGTTAAATCTCATGAAACACAGAATTACTACCTACGGTAAAGAAATTAAAAGGACGTAATGCAATAAGCATACCACAAGATAAGAAAATTAACAAACTGAGGACTCATAACGAGCTGCAAATTTGAGGATCAAAACAGAAGTATATTCTTACATGTTTGAACAGCGTACTATTAAAAACGTTAAATCCAATAAGGTTATGGCAGAAAATGAATAGCAACCAATGTGCAAATGTAGATATCTGCTGGATCTAAACATCTCGATAGAAAACACAATCATAACATCTACACATGTTCACCGCAAGTTAAAGGAAAACGCCACAGTCAAAAACCAAACAAGTGATTTGCACAAATTACAATATCAGGCTTAAAACAATAGATCCGAACTAGTAGAAAGTTCAAACACCAAATATCTGCCGATCTAAGCTCTAGATCTAGAAAAAAGATCACCTAATTACATATCTAACAGACTATTATACAATTTTCCCCAGTTAATTGCTTAGAAGCAACAACAGAACATGCTGAACCGGTGACGCATCTACCTTGATGTCCTCGTTTGAGACGCCAAAGTCCAGGTTGGAGATGTAGAGCTTGGTGCCCGTCTCGATAGCCGAGACcctcccgccgccaccgccgccacctcctcccgcaGCGACCGCGGGGTACATGTCGTGCTGCCACGCCGCATCAGGGGCCTGGATCGCGTCACACCACAGTGAGAAAACCACCCGACCACCTCCTCCAGCCTGCCTCGGCGAAAACGGAAGTCCCGCATCCACCGCCGGGCGACGCCGAGCCTTAGTCCGTTCGATTTGTTCGTACCTTCGGCGGCTGGTAGGGAGCCTGCCTGTTCCCGGACCTCTTGAAGGGGCGCCTGGTCGGCccaaccccgccgccgccgccgcctccagagGCAGATCCGCCCCGGCTGCGGCCTCCCCCGCCGGAGGAGGGgttgctcttcttgttgttcttgATGATGTCGTCGAGGGTCATGTCGAGGGTCTCCGCCataggtgctcgggggctgggGCTGGTCGACGACGAAGAAGCGGCGAATTGAGAAGGAAGTAGATTAGGGTTGCGAGCTGGGGTGGGGAATTGGGGATTTTATATTTTTGGGAGATGCGTGTGGAGAACGCGGGTTGAGGCGGTGGGGCCGCACGAAGCGTGGCGTTGACTGCGACTTAGGATATTTCAGCAGATTATGGTTACAATTGGATTATAGAAGTTAAATTTAAAAACTTTTACAATATAACTTTCATAATCTAGCTTTTTTTCAATTTAAAATCTACGAATTCTTTTTCAAAATTTGTAACTGAAATAAATAAACTCTTAGTAATTTTTATTTCTACTTATAGAGTGGTATATGTATGAAATGTTGTTGGACATGTTCTTATATTTATGTTTGGTTAGATAAATGATATCAACTCGTCTAGCACTAGTTGATACAGATTCTACAATTATTCTATCAAAATGTGAACAACCACATACGAAAAATTTGGCCGTATGATTTCGTACTAGTTCTGTCAACTTCTGTAATTACATGTGCTTAGTGATGATTAGTTGTAGCAaatatgactctcttaaggaatatatgtgattttaatgattaataacaacatagctgtcggagggtgaactcctcaagtggggatccggaggcacccctttgagattccgtcgagggatgattctaaatccgcttcgtaggtgaaataaatgggagtaaatgagatgcaggtggaggtggaatgatcggatgcaggaagtagtaaatgctcaggggatttttagacaggttcgggtcatactgagcgtaacaccctactcttgtgtgtatgctataaatgctctaagaatgtctatctgaggatctgctggattacaagaatatttgtctagtctaaagcttcgtgctccttgttcttcggctgatctATGCTTCGGTGTTTGTCCTCTGTTGTCTTGATCTACGATCGGTCGAACTGAACTCAACTTGAATTGAACTTTAACTTCTCCGGGAAGCCCGCTCGGCTTATATACCcaccggggcggtagcgtgtccagaaaggatggcacgagttccaaggcgccataaatggaaagcagctatcatgggctgctgcgtgaggtgacgg of Phragmites australis chromosome 3, lpPhrAust1.1, whole genome shotgun sequence contains these proteins:
- the LOC133912186 gene encoding THO complex subunit 4A-like isoform X1 codes for the protein MAETLDMTLDDIIKNNKKSNPSSGGGGRSRGGSASGGGGGGGVGPTRRPFKRSGNRQAPYQPPKAPDAAWQHDMYPAVAAGGGGGGGGGRVSAIETGTKLYISNLDFGVSNEDIKELFSELGDLKRSSINYDRSGRSKGTAEVVFARRADAVAAVKKYNNVQLDGKPMKIEIVGTNTPTAASALPVTNGGQARNASKSYSAPKGGPAGLPQRRPHQRGGRRGGGSGGRRGKERSQPRSAEELDADLEKYHADSMQTN
- the LOC133912184 gene encoding trifunctional UDP-glucose 4,6-dehydratase/UDP-4-keto-6-deoxy-D-glucose 3,5-epimerase/UDP-4-keto-L-rhamnose-reductase RHM1-like codes for the protein MATYEPKNILITGAAGFIASHVANRLVRNYPRYKIVVLDKIDYCSNLKNLNPSRPSPNFKFVKGDIASADLVNYLLITESIDTIMHFAAQTHVDNSFGNSFEFTKNNIYGTHVLLEACKVTGQIRRFIHVSTDEVYGETDEDAVVGNHEASQLLPTNPYSATKAGAEMLVMAYGRSYGLPVITTRGNNVYGPNQFPEKLIPKFILLAMRGLPLPIHGDGSNVRSYLYCEDVAEAFEVVLHKGEVGHVYNIGTVKERRVIDVAKDICKLFGLDTEKVIRFVENRPFNDQRYFLDDQKLKRLGWAERTPWEEGLKKTIEWYTNNPDYWGDVTGALLPHPRMLMTPGVERHNWTEEIKSLASSPAEAKESSAAAPATTTESTSSAPQKPSYKFLIYGRTGWIGGLLGKICDKQGIPYEYGKGRLEERSQLLEDIRNVKPTHVFNAAGVTGRPNVDWCETHKQDTIRTNVVGTLNLADVCREQGLLMINYATGCIFEYDAKHPEGSGIGFKEEDTPNFTGSFYSKTKAMVEELLKEYYNVCTLRVRMPISSDLSNPRNFITKIARYDKVVNIPNSMTILDELLPISIEMAKRDCRGIWNFTNPGAVSHNEILEMYKKYLNPDFKWTNFTLEEQAKVIIAPRSNNEMDASKLKGEFPELLSIKDSLIKYVFEPNRKVPAN
- the LOC133912186 gene encoding THO complex subunit 4A-like isoform X2, with protein sequence MAETLDMTLDDIIKNNKKSNPSSGGGGRSRGGSASGGGGGGGVGPTRRPFKRSGNRQAPYQPPKAPDAAWQHDMYPAVAAGGGGGGGGGRVSAIETGTKLYISNLDFGVSNEDIKELFSELGDLKRSSINYDRSGRSKGTAEVVFARRADAVAAVKKYNNVQLDGKPMKIEIVGTNTPTAASALPVTNGGQARNASKSAPKGGPAGLPQRRPHQRGGRRGGGSGGRRGKERSQPRSAEELDADLEKYHADSMQTN